The Mytilus galloprovincialis chromosome 4, xbMytGall1.hap1.1, whole genome shotgun sequence genome contains a region encoding:
- the LOC143073355 gene encoding galactocerebrosidase-like isoform X2 gives MFLTPVACCILCYLCTNSYAEEVTYPVDDTSGLGRRFDGIGGLSGGGATSVLLQNYQEQQRNEILDYLFKPNFGASLHLLKVEIGGDAQSTEGTEASHMHNSWDENYNRGYEWWLMKEAKKRNPNILLYGLPWAWPGWIGNGTRDPYTDIELPANYIVKWVLGAKKYHNLTIDFIGIWNEQAYDVKYIKLLRKVLDNNSLQHVRIVAADGGWGIVNDINNDSDLAKAIDYIGVHYPGTESVMSAVQTGKQLWSSEDFSTFNDNIGGGCWARLLNQNYVNGRFTGTISWNLIASYYDALPYARNGLMTANSPWSGSYVVNSPIWMSAHTTQFTLPGWKYLSHGSGVGKLKYGGSYVSLISPDGKDLTIVIETMSHDHSICVRPPLPAYTVAQQNITIKLGGSFAKITEVTAWYSQLGFDGKNDTFMQKVDIKVPNGLIHLRLDVDQVVTITTIKVGQKGSYPNPPPGKPFPVPYKEDFEAYEEVSHPNNFAQQVGVFEVRKSEDTQHGNILRQVVLHSPIHWCPNNLVFPINLIGNFNWTDISVSVDVQIGKENGTDGVFLAARVDKGGCQSFYANGVFFYIFPATKMFYLTYDLSRTQLVAKGSISNLQDGWNNLELIVEGYQLRGSVNGQLTFEHAIDKAPLSGFIGIGTSSYGIADFDNLHIFDTNKSTDISYEEHIDETLYFVPKHKP, from the exons ATGTTTCTGACACCGGTTGCTTGTTGCATTTTATGTTACCTTTGCACAAATAGTTATGCTGAAGAAGTGACATACCCTGTTGACGACACTTCTGGATTAGGAAGACGATTTGATGGCATAGGAGGCCTCAGTGGAGGAGGA GCAACATCAGTGCTGTTGCAAAACTACCAAGAACAGCAGAGGAATGAAATATTGGATTATTTATTCAAA cctaATTTTGGAGCCAGTTTACATCTTCTGAAGGTAGAGATTGGTGGAGATGCTCAAAGCACAG aagGAACAGAGGCTTCCCACATGCACAACAGCTGGGATGAAAACTATAACAGAGGATATGAGTGGTGGTTAATGAAAGAAGCTAAAaag AGAAATCCTAATATTTTGTTATATGGACTACCTTGGGCATGGCCAGGATGGATAGGAAATGGAACAAGAGACCCATATACAGACATAGAACTACCAGCTAATTATATCGTCAAATGGGTCCTTGGCGCCAAGAAGTATCATAATTTAACTATTGATTTTATTGGG atTTGGAATGAACAGGCATATGATGTGAAATATATTAAG CTGTTGAGGAAAGTCTTAGATAACAACAGTTTACAACATGTTAGGATTGTAGCTGCTGATGGAGGCTGGGGTATTGTCAATGATATTAACAATGACTCAGACCTTGCTAAAGCTATCGACTATATAGG TGTGCATTACCCAGGAACAGAGTCTGTCATGTCAGCTGTTCAGACAGGGAAACAGTTATGGTCATCTGAGGATTTCAGTACATTTAATGACAATATAGGGGGAGGATGCTGGGCAAGG CTCTTGAATCAGAACTATGTTAATGGAAGATTCACAGG AACTATATCGTGGAATTTAATTGCCAGTTACTATGATGCTCTTCCTTATGCACGTAATGGTCTTATGACAGCAAATTCACCATGGAGTGGAAGTTATGTGGTCAATAGTCCTATATGGATGTCAG CACATACAACCCAGTTTACATTGCCTGGATGGAAATACCTGTCACATGGTAGTGGTGTTGGTAAACTGAAATATGGAGGGAGTTATGTCTCCTTGATCAGCCCTGATGGCAAAGATCTCACAATTGTCATAGAAACCATG AGTCATGATCATTCCATTTGTGTTAGGCCACCACTTCCCGCTTATACAGTGGCTCAACAGAATATCACCATAAAACTTGGTGGCAGCTTT GCTAAAATAACAGAAGTAACAGCATGGTATAGCCAGTTAGGATTTGATGGGAAGAATGATACATTTATGCAAAAAGTCGATATTAAG GTACCAAATGGATTGATACATCTGAGATTAGATGTAGATCAAGTAGTAACCATAACAACAATAAAAGTAGGTCAGAAAGGAAGTTATCCTAATCCACCACCCGGTAAACCATTTCCTGTGCCTTATAAAGAAGATTTTGAAG CTTATGAAGAAGTTTCCCATCCAAATAATTTTGCTCAGCAAGTTGGTGTGTTTGAAGTGAGAAAGTCAGAGGATACACAACATGGAAACATTCTTCGACAAGTAGTTCTACATTCTCCTATTCACTGGTGCCCTAATAATCTAGTGTTTCCTATCAACTTAATTGGAAACTTTAACTG GACAGACATTTCTGTATCAGTAGATGTACAGATAGGTAAAGAGAATGGTACGGATGGAGTATTCCTGGCTGCCAGGGTAGATAAAGGAGGATGTCAGTCATTTTATGCCAATGGTGTATTCTTTTATATCTTTCCAGCAACCAAGATGTTTTACTTAACTTATGACTTGT CAAGAACTCAGTTAGTTGCTAAAGGATCTATATCAAACTTGCAAGATGGATGGAATAACCTTGAACTTATTGTGGAG GGATATCAATTGAGAGGAAGTGTTAATGGCCAGTTAACATTTGAACATGCTATAGACAAAGCTCCTCTGAGTGGTTTTATAGGTATAGGAACATCATCCTATGGTATAGCAGACTTTGATAACTTACATATCTTTGATACAAATAAATCTACAGATATTTCGTATGAAGAACATATTGATGAAACATTGTATTTTGTACCAAAGCATAAACCATAA
- the LOC143073355 gene encoding galactocerebrosidase-like isoform X4: protein MFLTPVACCILCYLCTNSYAEEVTYPVDDTSGLGRRFDGIGGLSGGGATSVLLQNYQEQQRNEILDYLFKPNFGASLHLLKVEIGGDAQSTEGTEASHMHNSWDENYNRGYEWWLMKEAKKRNPNILLYGLPWAWPGWIGNGTRDPYTDIELPANYIVKWVLGAKKYHNLTIDFIGIWNEQAYDVKYIKLLRKVLDNNSLQHVRIVAADGGWGIVNDINNDSDLAKAIDYIGVHYPGTESVMSAVQTGKQLWSSEDFSTFNDNIGGGCWARLLNQNYVNGRFTGTISWNLIASYYDALPYARNGLMTANSPWSGSYVVNSPIWMSAHTTQFTLPGWKYLSHGSGVGKLKYGGSYVSLISPDGKDLTIVIETMSHDHSICVRPPLPAYTVAQQNITIKLGGSFAKITEVTAWYSQLGFDGKNDTFMQKVDIKVPNGLIHLRLDVDQVVTITTIKVGQKGSYPNPPPGKPFPVPYKEDFEGQTFLYQ from the exons ATGTTTCTGACACCGGTTGCTTGTTGCATTTTATGTTACCTTTGCACAAATAGTTATGCTGAAGAAGTGACATACCCTGTTGACGACACTTCTGGATTAGGAAGACGATTTGATGGCATAGGAGGCCTCAGTGGAGGAGGA GCAACATCAGTGCTGTTGCAAAACTACCAAGAACAGCAGAGGAATGAAATATTGGATTATTTATTCAAA cctaATTTTGGAGCCAGTTTACATCTTCTGAAGGTAGAGATTGGTGGAGATGCTCAAAGCACAG aagGAACAGAGGCTTCCCACATGCACAACAGCTGGGATGAAAACTATAACAGAGGATATGAGTGGTGGTTAATGAAAGAAGCTAAAaag AGAAATCCTAATATTTTGTTATATGGACTACCTTGGGCATGGCCAGGATGGATAGGAAATGGAACAAGAGACCCATATACAGACATAGAACTACCAGCTAATTATATCGTCAAATGGGTCCTTGGCGCCAAGAAGTATCATAATTTAACTATTGATTTTATTGGG atTTGGAATGAACAGGCATATGATGTGAAATATATTAAG CTGTTGAGGAAAGTCTTAGATAACAACAGTTTACAACATGTTAGGATTGTAGCTGCTGATGGAGGCTGGGGTATTGTCAATGATATTAACAATGACTCAGACCTTGCTAAAGCTATCGACTATATAGG TGTGCATTACCCAGGAACAGAGTCTGTCATGTCAGCTGTTCAGACAGGGAAACAGTTATGGTCATCTGAGGATTTCAGTACATTTAATGACAATATAGGGGGAGGATGCTGGGCAAGG CTCTTGAATCAGAACTATGTTAATGGAAGATTCACAGG AACTATATCGTGGAATTTAATTGCCAGTTACTATGATGCTCTTCCTTATGCACGTAATGGTCTTATGACAGCAAATTCACCATGGAGTGGAAGTTATGTGGTCAATAGTCCTATATGGATGTCAG CACATACAACCCAGTTTACATTGCCTGGATGGAAATACCTGTCACATGGTAGTGGTGTTGGTAAACTGAAATATGGAGGGAGTTATGTCTCCTTGATCAGCCCTGATGGCAAAGATCTCACAATTGTCATAGAAACCATG AGTCATGATCATTCCATTTGTGTTAGGCCACCACTTCCCGCTTATACAGTGGCTCAACAGAATATCACCATAAAACTTGGTGGCAGCTTT GCTAAAATAACAGAAGTAACAGCATGGTATAGCCAGTTAGGATTTGATGGGAAGAATGATACATTTATGCAAAAAGTCGATATTAAG GTACCAAATGGATTGATACATCTGAGATTAGATGTAGATCAAGTAGTAACCATAACAACAATAAAAGTAGGTCAGAAAGGAAGTTATCCTAATCCACCACCCGGTAAACCATTTCCTGTGCCTTATAAAGAAGATTTTGAAG GACAGACATTTCTGTATCAGTAG
- the LOC143073355 gene encoding galactocerebrosidase-like isoform X1 — MFLTPVACCILCYLCTNSYAEEVTYPVDDTSGLGRRFDGIGGLSGGGATSVLLQNYQEQQRNEILDYLFKPNFGASLHLLKVEIGGDAQSTEGTEASHMHNSWDENYNRGYEWWLMKEAKKRNPNILLYGLPWAWPGWIGNGTRDPYTDIELPANYIVKWVLGAKKYHNLTIDFIGIWNEQAYDVKYIKLLRKVLDNNSLQHVRIVAADGGWGIVNDINNDSDLAKAIDYIGVHYPGTESVMSAVQTGKQLWSSEDFSTFNDNIGGGCWARLLNQNYVNGRFTGTISWNLIASYYDALPYARNGLMTANSPWSGSYVVNSPIWMSAHTTQFTLPGWKYLSHGSGVGKLKYGGSYVSLISPDGKDLTIVIETMSHDHSICVRPPLPAYTVAQQNITIKLGGSFAKITEVTAWYSQLGFDGKNDTFMQKVDIKVPNGLIHLRLDVDQVVTITTIKVGQKGSYPNPPPGKPFPVPYKEDFEAYAVSSQPKYLSQQLGAFEIQKSNGDHGQILRQMVLETPVWWCKADYYNHTLNVIGDFGWTDISVSVDVQIGKENGTDGVFLAARVDKGGCQSFYANGVFFYIFPATKMFYLTYDLSRTQLVAKGSISNLQDGWNNLELIVEGYQLRGSVNGQLTFEHAIDKAPLSGFIGIGTSSYGIADFDNLHIFDTNKSTDISYEEHIDETLYFVPKHKP, encoded by the exons ATGTTTCTGACACCGGTTGCTTGTTGCATTTTATGTTACCTTTGCACAAATAGTTATGCTGAAGAAGTGACATACCCTGTTGACGACACTTCTGGATTAGGAAGACGATTTGATGGCATAGGAGGCCTCAGTGGAGGAGGA GCAACATCAGTGCTGTTGCAAAACTACCAAGAACAGCAGAGGAATGAAATATTGGATTATTTATTCAAA cctaATTTTGGAGCCAGTTTACATCTTCTGAAGGTAGAGATTGGTGGAGATGCTCAAAGCACAG aagGAACAGAGGCTTCCCACATGCACAACAGCTGGGATGAAAACTATAACAGAGGATATGAGTGGTGGTTAATGAAAGAAGCTAAAaag AGAAATCCTAATATTTTGTTATATGGACTACCTTGGGCATGGCCAGGATGGATAGGAAATGGAACAAGAGACCCATATACAGACATAGAACTACCAGCTAATTATATCGTCAAATGGGTCCTTGGCGCCAAGAAGTATCATAATTTAACTATTGATTTTATTGGG atTTGGAATGAACAGGCATATGATGTGAAATATATTAAG CTGTTGAGGAAAGTCTTAGATAACAACAGTTTACAACATGTTAGGATTGTAGCTGCTGATGGAGGCTGGGGTATTGTCAATGATATTAACAATGACTCAGACCTTGCTAAAGCTATCGACTATATAGG TGTGCATTACCCAGGAACAGAGTCTGTCATGTCAGCTGTTCAGACAGGGAAACAGTTATGGTCATCTGAGGATTTCAGTACATTTAATGACAATATAGGGGGAGGATGCTGGGCAAGG CTCTTGAATCAGAACTATGTTAATGGAAGATTCACAGG AACTATATCGTGGAATTTAATTGCCAGTTACTATGATGCTCTTCCTTATGCACGTAATGGTCTTATGACAGCAAATTCACCATGGAGTGGAAGTTATGTGGTCAATAGTCCTATATGGATGTCAG CACATACAACCCAGTTTACATTGCCTGGATGGAAATACCTGTCACATGGTAGTGGTGTTGGTAAACTGAAATATGGAGGGAGTTATGTCTCCTTGATCAGCCCTGATGGCAAAGATCTCACAATTGTCATAGAAACCATG AGTCATGATCATTCCATTTGTGTTAGGCCACCACTTCCCGCTTATACAGTGGCTCAACAGAATATCACCATAAAACTTGGTGGCAGCTTT GCTAAAATAACAGAAGTAACAGCATGGTATAGCCAGTTAGGATTTGATGGGAAGAATGATACATTTATGCAAAAAGTCGATATTAAG GTACCAAATGGATTGATACATCTGAGATTAGATGTAGATCAAGTAGTAACCATAACAACAATAAAAGTAGGTCAGAAAGGAAGTTATCCTAATCCACCACCCGGTAAACCATTTCCTGTGCCTTATAAAGAAGATTTTGAAG CATATGCAGTTTCATCTCAACCTAAATATTTGTCACAACAACTGGGTGCGTTTGAGATTCAAAAATCAAATGGAGACCATGGACAAATTTTAAGACAGATGGTCCTAGAGACCCCAGTTTGGTGGTGTAAAGCAGACTATTATAACCATACTCTGAATGTTATTGGAGATTTTGGCTG GACAGACATTTCTGTATCAGTAGATGTACAGATAGGTAAAGAGAATGGTACGGATGGAGTATTCCTGGCTGCCAGGGTAGATAAAGGAGGATGTCAGTCATTTTATGCCAATGGTGTATTCTTTTATATCTTTCCAGCAACCAAGATGTTTTACTTAACTTATGACTTGT CAAGAACTCAGTTAGTTGCTAAAGGATCTATATCAAACTTGCAAGATGGATGGAATAACCTTGAACTTATTGTGGAG GGATATCAATTGAGAGGAAGTGTTAATGGCCAGTTAACATTTGAACATGCTATAGACAAAGCTCCTCTGAGTGGTTTTATAGGTATAGGAACATCATCCTATGGTATAGCAGACTTTGATAACTTACATATCTTTGATACAAATAAATCTACAGATATTTCGTATGAAGAACATATTGATGAAACATTGTATTTTGTACCAAAGCATAAACCATAA
- the LOC143073355 gene encoding galactocerebrosidase-like isoform X3: MFLTPVACCILCYLCTNSYAEEVTYPVDDTSGLGRRFDGIGGLSGGGATSVLLQNYQEQQRNEILDYLFKPNFGASLHLLKVEIGGDAQSTEGTEASHMHNSWDENYNRGYEWWLMKEAKKRNPNILLYGLPWAWPGWIGNGTRDPYTDIELPANYIVKWVLGAKKYHNLTIDFIGIWNEQAYDVKYIKLLRKVLDNNSLQHVRIVAADGGWGIVNDINNDSDLAKAIDYIGVHYPGTESVMSAVQTGKQLWSSEDFSTFNDNIGGGCWARLLNQNYVNGRFTGTISWNLIASYYDALPYARNGLMTANSPWSGSYVVNSPIWMSAHTTQFTLPGWKYLSHGSGVGKLKYGGSYVSLISPDGKDLTIVIETMSHDHSICVRPPLPAYTVAQQNITIKLGGSFAKITEVTAWYSQLGFDGKNDTFMQKVDIKVPNGLIHLRLDVDQVVTITTIKVGQKGSYPNPPPGKPFPVPYKEDFEAYAVSSQPKYMSQQLGAFEVQKTYGDHGLVLRQVVLETPVWTCKADYYNHTINVIGDFGWTDISVSVDVQIGKENGTDGVFLAARVDKGGCQSFYANGVFFYIFPATKMFYLTYDLSRTQLVAKGSISNLQDGWNNLELIVEGYQLRGSVNGQLTFEHAIDKAPLSGFIGIGTSSYGIADFDNLHIFDTNKSTDISYEEHIDETLYFVPKHKP; encoded by the exons ATGTTTCTGACACCGGTTGCTTGTTGCATTTTATGTTACCTTTGCACAAATAGTTATGCTGAAGAAGTGACATACCCTGTTGACGACACTTCTGGATTAGGAAGACGATTTGATGGCATAGGAGGCCTCAGTGGAGGAGGA GCAACATCAGTGCTGTTGCAAAACTACCAAGAACAGCAGAGGAATGAAATATTGGATTATTTATTCAAA cctaATTTTGGAGCCAGTTTACATCTTCTGAAGGTAGAGATTGGTGGAGATGCTCAAAGCACAG aagGAACAGAGGCTTCCCACATGCACAACAGCTGGGATGAAAACTATAACAGAGGATATGAGTGGTGGTTAATGAAAGAAGCTAAAaag AGAAATCCTAATATTTTGTTATATGGACTACCTTGGGCATGGCCAGGATGGATAGGAAATGGAACAAGAGACCCATATACAGACATAGAACTACCAGCTAATTATATCGTCAAATGGGTCCTTGGCGCCAAGAAGTATCATAATTTAACTATTGATTTTATTGGG atTTGGAATGAACAGGCATATGATGTGAAATATATTAAG CTGTTGAGGAAAGTCTTAGATAACAACAGTTTACAACATGTTAGGATTGTAGCTGCTGATGGAGGCTGGGGTATTGTCAATGATATTAACAATGACTCAGACCTTGCTAAAGCTATCGACTATATAGG TGTGCATTACCCAGGAACAGAGTCTGTCATGTCAGCTGTTCAGACAGGGAAACAGTTATGGTCATCTGAGGATTTCAGTACATTTAATGACAATATAGGGGGAGGATGCTGGGCAAGG CTCTTGAATCAGAACTATGTTAATGGAAGATTCACAGG AACTATATCGTGGAATTTAATTGCCAGTTACTATGATGCTCTTCCTTATGCACGTAATGGTCTTATGACAGCAAATTCACCATGGAGTGGAAGTTATGTGGTCAATAGTCCTATATGGATGTCAG CACATACAACCCAGTTTACATTGCCTGGATGGAAATACCTGTCACATGGTAGTGGTGTTGGTAAACTGAAATATGGAGGGAGTTATGTCTCCTTGATCAGCCCTGATGGCAAAGATCTCACAATTGTCATAGAAACCATG AGTCATGATCATTCCATTTGTGTTAGGCCACCACTTCCCGCTTATACAGTGGCTCAACAGAATATCACCATAAAACTTGGTGGCAGCTTT GCTAAAATAACAGAAGTAACAGCATGGTATAGCCAGTTAGGATTTGATGGGAAGAATGATACATTTATGCAAAAAGTCGATATTAAG GTACCAAATGGATTGATACATCTGAGATTAGATGTAGATCAAGTAGTAACCATAACAACAATAAAAGTAGGTCAGAAAGGAAGTTATCCTAATCCACCACCCGGTAAACCATTTCCTGTGCCTTATAAAGAAGATTTTGAAG CATATGCAGTTTCATCTCAGCCTAAATATATGTCTCAACAATTGGGTGCATTTGAGGTCCAGAAAACTTATGGTGACCATGGGCTAGTTTTAAGACAAGTGGTTCTAGAGACTCCAGTATGGACATGTAAAGCAGACTATTATAACCATACTATAAATGTCATTGGAGATTTTGGCTG GACAGACATTTCTGTATCAGTAGATGTACAGATAGGTAAAGAGAATGGTACGGATGGAGTATTCCTGGCTGCCAGGGTAGATAAAGGAGGATGTCAGTCATTTTATGCCAATGGTGTATTCTTTTATATCTTTCCAGCAACCAAGATGTTTTACTTAACTTATGACTTGT CAAGAACTCAGTTAGTTGCTAAAGGATCTATATCAAACTTGCAAGATGGATGGAATAACCTTGAACTTATTGTGGAG GGATATCAATTGAGAGGAAGTGTTAATGGCCAGTTAACATTTGAACATGCTATAGACAAAGCTCCTCTGAGTGGTTTTATAGGTATAGGAACATCATCCTATGGTATAGCAGACTTTGATAACTTACATATCTTTGATACAAATAAATCTACAGATATTTCGTATGAAGAACATATTGATGAAACATTGTATTTTGTACCAAAGCATAAACCATAA
- the LOC143073356 gene encoding uncharacterized protein LOC143073356 — protein MAFSQSVRKGQIPINCGLCETDRPIKWKCLDCDLLLCNHCKEKVHLRVKTAKDHRIIDIKEIGLHKEELDFANIPCQDHTGQYTCLYCKTCDTLVCPTCVAKVHKKHDLTEIQEGYDIKIDKLKKGQSKIQKNRKEIVLRKEQISKLLLAESTKYNQVTQYINEHEHSVKATVERYFKKLRDELDQNQSTVSNTIKSDLNAVSVILKEADDKNNKVQEFIQISNASKFFTEASNLEKSVDMQMPKLRSSYGSIPNFIPREITQSNIGVLEYEENPSHQPHINLEKNKQYQTVLEVIKFVCLSTDQSLWISSGTLGSVQKVKPDGTKLKVLSSYDIKVYGMAVTQSNNLLLCTEGSRLQEISSNMGKLTDTVYNVYPFLPGAVHITSDNKVLVGCVNKDFPKQGRRVVIIMNKKGGQERVYEQDEYKKPIFTIPSSINTTGNGNIHVVDSVSSDMGRVVVLGQGGDIINIYTGDTDINKDIPFQPTGIVTTPRDNVIVADLDTCTLHILNNVGLLMTYYKTSDINIIYPLSLAFSQTGQLYIGCSKPKGSKSKDATMYEVTISGC, from the coding sequence ATGGCGTTTTCACAATCAGTTAGAAAAGGACAAATTCCTATAAATTGTGGATTATGTGAAACTGATAGACCCATTAAATGGAAGTGTTTAGACTGTGACCTTTTATTGTGTAATCATTGTAAGGAGAAAGTACATTTGAGAGTGAAAACTGCAAAGGATCACAGGATAATTGATATCAAAGAAATTGGATTACATAAAGAAGAACTAGATTTTGCAAACATTCCCTGTCAGGACCATACTGGACAATATACATGTCTTTATTGTAAGACGTGTGACACTCTTGTTTGTCCAACCTGTGTAGCAAAAGTTCACAAGAAACATGATCTAACAGAAATTCAGGAAGGATATGATATAAAAATAGACAAGTTGAAAAAAGGACAAAGTAAAATTCAAAAGAACAGGAAAGAAATAGTTTTGAGAAAAGAACAGATTAGCAAACTTTTGTTGGCAGAAAGTACTAAATACAACCAGGTTACGCAATATATTAATGAGCATGAACACTCTGTCAAGGCAACAGTTGAAAGGTACTTTAAAAAACTCAGAGATGAGTTAGATCAGAATCAAAGCACTGTTTCTAACACAATCAAATCTGATTTAAATGCCGTCTCAGTTATACTAAAAGAAGCTGATGATAAAAACAACAAAGTCCAGGAATTCATTCAAATAAGCAATGCCTCCAAGTTCTTTACAGAAGCCAGCAATTTAGAAAAATCTGTTGACATGCAAATGCCAAAACTAAGATCAAGTTATGGCTCTATACCAAACTTCATTCCCAGGGAGATCACTCAGTCTAACATTGGAGTGCTGGAATATGAGGAAAATCCCTCTCATCAACCCCATATCAAtctggaaaaaaataaacaatatcaaaCTGTACTTGAGGTTATAAAATTTGTATGCTTATCTACTGATCAGTCCTTGTGGATAAGTTCTGGTACTTTAGGTTCAGTTCAAAAAGTGAAACCTGATGGAACAAAACTAAAGGTACTATCCAGTTATGATATTAAGGTCTATGGTATGGCTGTTACTCAATCAAATAATCTACTTCTATGTACTGAGGGATCAAGACTACAAGAAATCAGTAGTAATATGGGTAAACTTACAGACACAGTATATAATGTGTACCCATTCCTTCCCGGAGCAGTCCATATCACCAGTGACAATAAAGTTCTAGTGGGATGCGTTAATAAAGACTTTCCTAAACAAGGAAGAAGAGTTGTAATAATAATGAATAAGAAAGGAGGTCAAGAGAGAGTCTATGAACAGGATGAATATAAAAAACCTATATTCACTATTCCCAGCAGTATAAACACCACTGGTAATGGGAATATTCATGTGGTGGATAGTGTAAGTTCTGACATGGGCAGAGTAGTAGTGTTAGGACAGGGTGGTGATATAATCAATATCTATACAGGAGATACAGATATCAACAAGGACATACCATTCCAACCAACAGGCATAGTGACAACACCTAGAGACAATGTAATTGTAGCTGATCTGGATACTTGTACACTTCATATCCTGAACAATGTTGGTCTGCTGATGACATATTATAAAACAAGTGACATAAACATAATCTACCCACTTTCTCTTGCATTTTCTCAAACAGGACAACTCTACATAGGATGTAGTAAACCAAAAGGCAGCAAAAGCAAGGACGCCACAATGTATGAAGTGACCATATCAGGATGTTAA